In Pochonia chlamydosporia 170 chromosome 3, whole genome shotgun sequence, the following are encoded in one genomic region:
- a CDS encoding HAL protein kinase (similar to Coccidioides immitis RS XP_001239570.1) produces MSATAPEPSHTSANAPGDESKAKDDAPAVRFASSIEEISPSVTATAPSQDQDYSFSEVAADQLKAFTKSLQGRPLQERRMNTFQFEAFSLPPSRVASRDDESADSTRLPTPNSSNFYSPHGSPRLSALASPPLTPAGSGPSATVAEKRISKGPDDKSASASDPQIITPQASTSHDKSPVIEDRKPLAHRPASSDHVMRRSSSVEDHKSHRRGMFGVGPGSVPVSRESSPSRSSASNFYSKPMTPGGDANDPYAKGKRPPPQSHPSRHTIDPRFVFSRKKKHGSPSSSKTNLTEKRGSGVFGKSDELLAADGAGGGSGHAPQGSMADLKRFFRMSGHNQHHHHHKKRESSPAPGTRTPPTHRSTNQQLPFSDDHGLSSRYGKLGKVLGAGAGGSVRLMRRKEDNTVFAVKEFRARHSYETEKEYNKKVTAEFCVGSTLHHGNIIETLDILQEKGRWFEVMEYAPFDLFAIVMTGRMTREEIRCCFLQILNGVTYLHSVGLAHRDLKLDNVVVSDKGIMKIIDFGSAHVFKYPFENDTVPAKGIVGSDPYLAPEVYDVKEYDAAAVDIWSLAIIFCCMTLRRFPWKIPRMTDNSFKLFAADPTPGHDPTKLIGHSKSTGNLSNTVPREFLTDEDLKEKGHHRHHSHSSHHHGKEGSEASSTTDSQSQQSQSQSTTGERKEIIRGPWRILRLLPRESRHIVHRMLDLDPKTRAKMDEILNESWIADTVICQQLENGEVIPAEDHSHVLEPPASQQQQSKT; encoded by the exons ATGTCAGCAACAGCCCCGGAGCCATCGCACACTTCTGCAAATGCTCCCGGTGACGAGTCCAAGGCCAAAGATGATGCCCCGGCCGTTCGATTTGCCTCTTCTATAGAGGAAATTTCGCCCTCGGTAACAGCCACCGCCCCCAGTCAAGATCAAGACTATAGCTTCTCTGAGGTTGCTGCGGACCAGCTTAAAGCTTTCACCAAATCTCTACAAGGCCGTCCCCTGCAAGAGAGACGCATGAATACTTTCCAATTCGAAGCCTTTTCTCTCCCACCTTCTAGA GTTGCGTCCCGGGATGATGAGTCGGCAGATTCAACTAGACTCCCAACACCCAATTCTTCCAACTTCTACTCTCCCCATGGCAGCCCAAGGCTCTCGGCGTTGGCTTCTCCGCCACTTACACCCGCCGGTTCGGGTCCGTCCGCAACAGTCGCTGAAAAGAGAATATCCAAAGGACCGGACGACAAAAGTGCTAGCGCTAGCGATCCTCAAATCATCACACCTCAAGCCTCGACGTCACACGACAAATCCCCTGTGATTGAGGATCGCAAGCCTCTTGCTCACCGACCTGCTTCTTCCGATCATGTTATGAGACGATCGTCTTCCGTTGAAGATCACAAGTCCCACAGAAGGGGTATGTTCGGCGTTGGCCCCGGCTCTGTCCCTGTGTCTCGAGAATCGAGTCCGTCGCGAAGCTCCGCATCCAACTTCTATTCGAAGCCAATGACGCCTGGCGGTGACGCGAATGATCCCTACGCCAAAGGGaaaagaccaccaccacagtCGCACCCGTCGCGACACACGATTGATCCTCGTTTTGTGTTTTCtagaaagaagaagcatgGGTCCCCGAGCAGCTCCAAGACGAACTTGACTGAAAAACGTGGGTCGGGTGTGTTTGGTAAAAGTGATGAGCTTCTCGCTGCGGATGGTGCAGGAGGTGGTTCGGGTCATGCGCCCCAGGGATCGATGGCGGATCTTAAACGCTTTTTCAGAATGTCCGGCCacaaccagcatcaccatcaccacaaaaAGAGAGAATCTTCGCCAGCACCGGGGACCAGGACCCCCCCTACACACCGGTCTaccaaccagcaacttcCGTTCAGCGATGACCATGGGCTGTCATCGCGATACGGAAAGCTCGGTAAGGTCCTTGGCGCCGGCGCTGGCGGCTCAGTCCGATTAATGCGCCGCAAGGAGGACAATACCGTTTTCGCAGTCAAAGAGTTTAGAGCCAGGCATAGCTACGAGACAGAGAAGGAGTACAACAAAAAAGTAACTGCCGAATTTTGTGTCGGGTCAACactgcatcatggcaacaTTATTGAGACTTTGGATATTCTTCAAGAAAAGGGTCGATGGTTCGAAGTTATGGAATACGCACCATTTGACCTATTCGCAATTGTCATGACAGGCCGAATGACCCGGGAAGAAATCcgatgctgcttcttgcaAATTTTGAATGGAGTCACGTATTTGCACAGTGTTGGGCTGGCTCACCGGGATTTGAAGTTGGACAATGTTGTCGTCAGCGATAAGGGAATTATGAAGATCATTGATTTTGGTAGTGCCCATGTCTTCAAATATCCCTTCGAGAACGACACTGTTCCTGCAAAAG GTATCGTTGGATCCGACCCATATCTGGCGCCGGAAGTTTATGATGTGAAAGAGTACGATGCAGCAGCTGTAGATATCTGGTCgcttgccatcatcttctgctGCATGACCTTGCGACGCTTCCCATGGAAGATTCCAAGAATGACGGACAACTCATTCAAACTCTTCGCGGCCGATCCTACTCCCGGACACGATCCTACAAAACTGATTGGACATTCAAAATCAACGGGCAATCTGTCCAACACGGTGCCGAGGGAGTTCTTGACTGACGAGGATCTGAAAGAAAAGggtcatcatcgccatcactCACACAGTTCGCATCACCATGGGAAGGAGGGATCCGAAGCCTCATCTACGACAGATTCTCAGAGCCAGCAgtcccagagccagagtACCACAGGAGAGCGCAAGGAAATCATCCGTGGCCCATGGAGGATTCTCCGATTGTTGCCTCGAGAAAGCCGCCACATTGTTCACCGCATGCTGGACCTTGACCCAAAGACCCGTGCCAAGATGGACGAAATTTTGAACGAGTCGTGGATTGCTGACACGGTCATATGTCAGCAGCTAGAGAATGGCGAAGTCATTCCTGCCGAGGACCATAGTCACGTGTTGGAACCCCCAGCGTCTCAGCAACAGCAGTCCAAGACATAA
- a CDS encoding 60S ribosomal protein L19 precursor (similar to Metarhizium acridum CQMa 102 XP_007807655.1): MSAITIVKRDAFAAVQNFWNFVRQSWGWSEKFQIQTPLPSVEHKAALHRRSLVKSFQQRLHHQIDHAWLSKPTPQQGHSSVKMSKAKGAAGAVDQIVKLIVGAGQASPSPPVGPALGSKGVKSMDFCKEFNARTAHITPGTPMPCLVTVRPDRSFHFDLRTPQTSWLLLNAAEAPRNKKGNRRGASNPGHETVGTISLKHVYEIAKIKQSELRLSGLSLDGLCRSIIYQARSIGINVVA, encoded by the exons ATGTCGGCAATCACGATCGTCAAACGTGATGCTTTTGCTGCCGTCCAAAATTTTTGGAACTTTGTCCGCCAGTCGTGGGGCTGGTCAGAAAAATTCCAGATACAGACACCCCTGCCGTCTGTGGAGCACAAGGCTGCTCTCCATAGGCGCAGCTTGGTGAAATCTTTCCAGCAacgactccatcaccagaTTGACCACGCCTGGCTCTCgaaaccaacaccacaacaaGGCCACAGTTCCGTCAAGATGTCGAAAGCGAAAGGCGCAGCCGGGGCTGTCGATCAGATCGTCAAGCTGATAGTCGGAGCCGGCCAGGCGAGTCCCAGTCCGCCCGTTGGTCCTGCGCTGGGAAGTAAGGGTGTCAAATCGATGGACTTCTGCAAG GAGTTCAATGCTAGGACTGCACACATCACCCCTGGCACCCCGATGCCTTGCCTCGTCACCGTTCGACCAGACCGATCCTTCCACTTTGACCTGAGGACGCCGCAAACATCATGGCTTCTCTTGAATGCTGCCGAAGCACCGCGGAACAAGAAGGGAAACAGGAGGGGGGCCAGCAACCCGGGGCATGAGACGGTGGGAACCATCAGCTTGAAGCATGTTTACGAAATCGCGAAGATTAAGCAGTCAGAGCTACGACTTTCTGGGCTTTCTTTGGATGGCTTGTGTAGATCAATCATTTACCAAGCGAGGTCTATTGGAATCAATGTGGTGGCATAG
- a CDS encoding 90S preribosome/SSU processome component KRR1 (similar to Aspergillus terreus NIH2624 XP_001208806.1): MPSTHKKEKPWDTDDIDKWKVDNFTSKDNAGGTFAEESSFVTLFPKYREVYLKEAWPLVTKSLEKHGIACTLDLVEGSMTVKTTRKTFDPAAVLNARDLIKLLARSVPAPQAVKILDDGMACDVIKIRNLVGSKDRFVKRRQRILGPNGSTLKALELLTETYILVHGNTVCAMGGYKGLKEIRRIIEDCMANVHPIYHIKELMIKRELAKDPELANESWDRFLPNFKKKTLSHRRVPHKVTDKAKKVYTPFPPAPEKSKVDKQIESGEYFLGKQAKERAVKEERKEKQKVRKEEKAKEREAEFVPPEEDRPKKKRKKSSE; this comes from the coding sequence ATGCCTTCCACCCACAAGAAGGAAAAGCCGTGGGACACGGACGATATTGATAAATGGAAGGTCGACAACTTCACGTCCAAGGACAATGCTGGCGGCACATTCGCAGAGGAATCGTCCTTTGTGACGTTGTTCCCTAAGTACCGCGAAGTCTACCTGAAAGAAGCCTGGCCTCTCGTGACCAAGTCGCTCGAAAAGCACGGCATTGCCTGCACACTCGATTTGGTTGAAGGTTCAATGACCGTCAAGACGACCCGAAAGACGTTTGACCCAGCAGCGGTTCTGAATGCCCGCGacctcatcaagctcttggcTCGAAGCGTCCCGGCCCCGCAGGCGGTCAAGATTCTTGACGATGGAATGGCATGCGACGTCATCAAGATTCGAAACCTCGTCGGCAGCAAAGACAGATTCGTCAAGCGACGACAAAGAATACTGGGACCGAACGGATCGACCCTCAAGGCGCTCGAACTCCTCACCGAGACGTATATTCTTGTTCACGGAAACACCGTCTGTGCCATGGGTGGCTACAAGGGCCTCAAAGAAATCCGCAGAATTATCGAGGACTGCATGGCCAACGTCCACCCCATCTACCACATCAAGGAGCTCATGATCAAGCGCGAACTCGCCAAGGATCCTGAACTTGCCAACGAGAGCTGGGATCGCTTCCTTCCCAacttcaagaagaagacgctcAGCCATCGTCGTGTTCCCCACAAGGTCACAGACAAGGCTAAGAAGGTGTACACGCCGTTCCCGCCTGCACCTGAGAAGAGCAAGGTCGACAAGCAGATTGAGAGCGGTGAGTATTTCCTGGGCAAGCAGGCCAAGGAGAGGGCGGTTAAGGAGGAACGAaaggagaagcaaaaggTGCGTAAGgaagagaaggcaaaggagcGAGAGGCGGAGTTCGTACCACCAGAGGAGGATAGgccaaagaagaaacgaAAGAAGTCGTCGGAGTAA
- a CDS encoding oxidoreductase (similar to Metarhizium acridum CQMa 102 XP_007807657.1): protein MPRVLHVQKIDGKPGKVYYPIKIREVPLPKVGPNQLLVRMDAAALNHKDLFIRRHLYPAISFENPLLADGYGTVVEAGSSVKQKHLLNKPVLINPMLMWESDPVGPEKGVVLIIGASSMTETGCAQDYALLHEDDVVPAPTHLTPAEGAALPLAGLTGWRALVTKSGNAEAGRNILITGIGGGVALQVLQFAVAMGINVYVTSGDQAKIDKAKKLGARGGVIYKNDGWERELKNSLPDDRPYIDAVIDGAGGNIISKSTKFLKPGGIISQYGMTVSPKMEWTMPAVLMNIELRGSTMGSKKEFRDMVAFVAEKKIRPIVSKTVKGLANLDGIEGLFKDMDAGTQFGKLVIEIDDHPTSKL from the exons ATGCCGCGGGTCCTACATGTGCAAAAAATTGATGGCAAACCTGGCAAGGTCTACTACCC CATCAAAATCAGGGAAGTCCCCTTGCCCAAGGTCGGCCCCAACCAGCTCTTGGTTCGCATGGATGCCGCTGCCCTCAACCACAAAGACCTCTTCATCCGCAGACATCTCTACCCAGCCATCTCCTTTGAGAATCCCCTACTCGCCGATGGCTACGGCACGGTTGTCGAGGCAGGATCCTCAGTCAAGCAGAAGCACCTGCTGAACAAGCCTGTCCTGATCAACCCCATGCTCATGTGGGAATCAGACCCCGTCGGACCAGAAAAGGGCGTTGTCCTAATCATTGGCGCATCGTCAATGACAGAAACTGGCTGTGCCCAAGACTACGCTCTTCTCCATGAAGACGACGTCGTACCTGCACCCACGCACCTCACTCCCGCTGAGGGCGCGGCACTCCCTCTCGCAGGACTGACAGGCTGGCGCGCGCTCGTCACGAAGAGCGGCAACGCTGAAGCCGGTAGGAACATTCTCATCACGGGAATCGGAGGCGGCGTGGCACTACAGGTGCTTCAGTTTGCTGTGGCGATGGGTATCAATGTCTACGTTACTTCGGGTGACCAGGCCAAgatcgacaaggccaagaagttGGGTGCCAGGGGCGGCGTCATTTACAAGAATGACGGGTGGGAGCGGGAGCTGAAGAATTCGCTCCCCGATGATAGACCCTACATCGATGCTGTTATTGATGGCGCGGGAGGCAACATCATCTCAAAGTCGACCAAGTTTCTCAAGCCAGGCGGCATCATCTCCCAGTATGGAATGACGGTTTCTCCCAAGATGGAGTGGACGATGCCTGCTGTGTTGATGAACATTGAGCTGAGAGGTTCTACTATGGGTTCTAAGAAGGAGTTCAGGGATATGGTTGCGTTTgtggcagagaagaagattcGACCGATCGTGAGCAAGACAGTCAAGGGATTGGCAAACTTGGATGGAATCGAGGGCCTGTTCAAGGACATGGATGCCGGAACACAGTTTGGTAAGTTGGTGATTGAAATCGATGACCACCCAACATCAAAATTGTAA
- a CDS encoding YeeE/YedE family protein (similar to Metarhizium robertsii ARSEF 23 XP_007822530.1), translating into MATTAITGAAFGAAMIAAGFHQPQVVISQMKFENWHMFQTFLAATATSAAVYAIAERLGYVKISPRSSSPLGLFSKYDGNILGGSLLGAGMALSGSCPGTLYAQLAAGVRTGFHALDGAIIGGILWSGLVSKLVKRRREKTGVKPEPGVLSEQLGVSNGAALLLLETTFIAIITATTLYTPASPTARFPGAVGGLLIGGAQLFSILTRKTMMGISGSFEEVGNFFWWLIRGAEPNAKPTSYQNIIFASGVVAGAWGLLKLVPDLASGPVHEVSPLLAMAGGVLMVVGSRLAGGCTSGHGISGISLLSASSVITIMSAFATGGVVAPLVH; encoded by the exons ATGGCGACGACCGCGATAACCGGTGCCGCTTTTGGTGCGGCCATGATAGCCGCGGGCTTTCATCAACCGCAAGTGGTTATTTCGCAGATGAAATTTGAGAACTGGCACATGTTTCAGACTTTTCTGGCTGCCACTGCTACCAGCGC AGCGGTCTACGCTATTGCAGAACGCCTGGGATACGTAAAGATTTCTCCCCGGAGCTCGTCTCCCCTAGGCCTCTTTTCCAAATATGACGGCAACATACTTGGCGGTAGTCTCCTTGGAGCAGGCATGGCTCTATCGGGCTCATGTCCTGGCACGCTCTACGCCCAACTAGCAGCTGGTGTTCGGACGGGTTTCCATGCCTTGGACGGTGCCATTATTGGCGGTATCCTGTGGTCAGGGCTGGTaagcaagcttgtcaagaGACGGCGGGAAAAGACGGGCGTGAAGCCAGAGCCGGGGGTTCTAAGTGAACAGTTGGGTGTTTCCAACGGCGCCGCACTCCTGCTCCTCGAAACAAccttcattgccatcatcactgCCACAACACTGTACACTCCCGCGAGCCCTACGGCCAGGTTTCCCGGCGCGGTAGGCGGCCTTCTCATCGGCGGTGCACAGTTATTTTCCATTCTTACCCGGAAGACAATGATGGGTATTTCCGGGTCCTTTGAAGAAGTGGGCAACTTCTTCTGGTGGCTCATCCGCGGAGCTGAGCCCAACGCCAAACCCACATCGTACCAGAACATCATATTCGCTTCAGGAGTCGTCGCCGGCGCATGGGGTCTGTTGAAACTGGTTCCAGACTTGGCGTCTGGCCCTGTCCACGAGGTATCGCCcttgctggcaatggcaggGGGCGTCCTGATGGTTGTTGGGTCAAGATTAGCTGGTGGGTGTACCTCAGGCCATGGAATCAGTGGTATTTCACTACTATCTGCGTCGAGTGTAATTACGATTATGAGTGCGTTTGCCACAGGCGGTGTGGTTGCGCCGTTGGTTCATTGA
- a CDS encoding C6 zinc finger domain-containing protein (similar to Metarhizium robertsii ARSEF 23 XP_011411636.1), with product MSRINISSGSAFEAEIGYSRAVVVDDWVMVSGTTGYKYETGEISDDVAEQAEQILLNVDKALKEAGSCMADVVRVQYILPNRDDFPKTWPVLKKWFGDVKPAAMMIQSALMKEEMKIEIEVTAKKGCGIKK from the exons ATGTCCCGCATCAACATCAGCTCCGGCTCTGCTTTTGAAGCCGAGATTGGATATTCTCGTGCCGTAGTCGTAGACGACTGGGTAATGGTATCAGGAACTACAGG GTATAAGTACGAAACTGGCGAGATATCAGATGACGTGGCAGAACAAGCGGAACAGATCCTGCTTAATGTCGACAAGGCGCTCAAAGAAGCTGGTTCCTGTATGGCGGATGTGGTTCGCGTGCAATACATCTTGCCGAACAGGGATGATTTCCCCAAGACGTGGCCGGTCTTGAAGAAGTGGTTCGGGGACGTTAAGCCggctgccatgatgattcAGTCTGCgctgatgaaggaggagatgaagattgagattgaggtCACGGCGAAGAAGGGCTGTGGTATCAAGAAATAA
- a CDS encoding aspartyl/glutamyl-tRNA amidotransferase subunit B-related protein (similar to Metarhizium robertsii ARSEF 23 XP_007822531.1), translating to MASKPTMSLLSAVRWAQPPQLPRSPPSFTMQRVFRAYSTSTEDAPPPFLQKLKGDLKTAMRAKDAPRLSVLRSIMSANLNASKTSSPIRTDVQLVALIRRIQKNAQDAAADAKAAGREDLVEKENVQIRILDDYLAGSGVQTLGEAELKALIQEAIDASKGAGTAAKSLMGDVMKRISGSLEGKDVDRKAVANMVKELSGQ from the coding sequence ATGGCGTCCAAACCGACAATGTCTCTCCTGTCAGCGGTGCGCTGGGCGCAACCACCTCAGCTTCCTCGTTCGCCGCCATCATTCACCATGCAGCGTGTCTTCCGAGCATATTCAACAAGCACGGAGGACGCTCCTCCGCCTTTCTTGCAGAAGCTCAAGGGGGATCTGAAAACTGCCATGCGGGCCAAGGACGCCCCACGACTCTCCGTCTTGAGATCAATCATGTCTGCCAACCTCAATGCCTCCAAGACCTCCAGCCCGATTCGCACCGACGTGCAACTCGTTGCCCTGATACGACGCATTCAAAAGAACGcccaagatgctgctgcgGACGCCAAAGCTGCAGGGCGAGAGGACCTCGTCGAGAAGGAAAATGTTCAGATTCGTATACTGGATGACTACCTGGCTGGCAGTGGTGTCCAGACATTGGGAGAGGCTGAACTGAAGGCCCTGATACAAGAAGCCATTGATGCTTCCAAGGGCGCCGGAACTGCAGCCAAGTCGCTAATGGGTGACGTGATGAAGCGAATATCTGGCAGCTTGGAGGGCAAGGATGTGGACAGGAAAGCTGTTGCGAACATGGTCAAGGAGTTATCTGGTCAATGA
- a CDS encoding phosphatidylinositol 4-kinase type II subunit alpha (similar to Coccidioides immitis RS XP_001245602.1) has protein sequence MPRDRPPTTGYERLAQADQFSDDSDDDPLVASSASLQPASAPRFAPISQPRHRSGMISPKASQRPKFRRRVGSHGGVDIKAINARLERWADEIASKFKRGRGKSISGEEDRLEIHHSVFQPPEGVRPLTAEGLAEDQPGVMTKAEFESIVESVRAAIRQEVHPSMISQGSSGSYFARNPDGKIVGVFKPKDEEPYAAGNPKWNKWIHRNLFPCCFGRACLIPNLSYVSEAAAYVLDYQLRTHLVPYTDVVWLSSKSFHYPFWDRRNFYRKKKPLPAKPGSFQVFLKGFKDANKKWTDSCRPSTSGSPEDADLSDDELPENADDDGSPPRFTWTEQIKQSFREELEKLVILDYIMRNTDRGLDNWMIKVDWETGNVSLASDPVHLNMETPQEDEEAAPRPVDLEQMPQSATKASYPYRSQMPMNASSNKVASRDPAMYVGAIDNSLSWPWKHPDAWRSFPFGWLFLPVDLIGRPFSQKTRDHFLPLLTSTAWWAQTQIALKRVFQVDEDFQERMFAKQIAVMKGQAWNVVEALKTSDHGPLELTRRTKVCVWDDLVDVPVAVPMRVTSSELRRNSNVRQSMDEADIASSVPVSQGPSADLLGLQTAPVEMPRSGRFDEISSPNDDGARSPDERRSLNGPDRNPFSNPVGSRSLNVYEPTRHGPYQQRRYSFATPAAARRNSNSIAQQLYGDSHDSYDDDLDGDLGYAAAEGQMGNQRKVIVERLEAVKSRNPVFTWC, from the exons ATGCCCCGGGATCGACCCCCCACCACCGGCTACGAACGCCTCGCACAAGCCGACCAGTTCAGCGACGACTCCGACGATGATCCCCTCGTCGCTTCCTCCGCCTCCCTACAGCCGGCCTCAGCGCCGCGCTTCGCACCCATATCACAACCTCGCCATCGCTCCGGCATGATAAGCCCCAAAGCAAGCCAACGGCCAAAGTTTCGAAGACGAGTAGGCTCCCATGGCGGTGTTGATATAAAGGCCATCAATGCAAGGTTGGAACGATGGGCAGACGAAATCGCTTCCAAATTCAAGCGTGGTAGGGGCAAGAGCATATCAGGCGAAGAGGATCGACTTGAAATCCACCATTCCGTCTTCCAGCCGCCCGAGGGTGTGCGTCCCCTTACGGCAGAGGGCTTGGCTGAAGACCAGCCTGGCGTGATGACAAAAGCCGAGTTTGAAAGCATTGTGGAAAGTGTACGAGCTGCAATTCGTCAAGAGGTCCATCCAAGCATGATTTCGCAAGGTAGTTCTGGCAGCTACTTTGCGAGAAACCCggatggcaagattgtcgGCGTCTTTAAACCCAAGGACGAGGAGCCGTACGCAGCGGGTAATCCGAAATGGAACAAGTGGATTCACAGAAATCTTTTCCCTTGCTGCTTCGGACGAGCTTG CTTGATCCCCAATCTCTCATATGTCAGTGAAGCAGCAGCGTACGTACTCGACTACCAACTTCGCACCCACCTCGTGCCCTACACCGATGTTGTATGGCTATCATCGAAGTCCTTCCACTACCCCTTCTGGGACCGCCGCAACTTTTaccggaagaagaagccgctcccagccaagccaggtAGTTTCCAAGTCTTTCTCAAGGGCTTCAAAGACGCCAAT aagaagtggACGGATAGCTGCCGCCCATCTACGTCTGGATCGCCGGAAGATGCCGATTTGAGCGATGATGAATTACCAGAGAAtgccgacgacgatggcagcCCGCCACGATTCACGTGGACTGAACAAATCAAGCAGTCCTTCAGGGAGGAACTCGAGAAGCTTGTTATTTTAGACTACATCATGAGGAACACAGATCGTGGTCTGGATAATTGGATGATCAAAGTTGACTGGGAAACGGGCAACGTATCTCTGGCATCAGATCCTGTACATCTGAACATGGAAACTCCtcaagaagatgaggaggcgGCTCCACGACCCGTTGATCTAGAGCAGATGCCTCAGTCTGCTACCAAGGCATCATACCCCTATAGGAGCCAGATGCCTATGAATGCCTCGAGCAACAAAGTTGCATCAAGGGATCCAGCCATGTACGTCGGTGCGATTGACAACTCGCTTTCATGGCCCTGGAAACATCCCGATGCGTGGCGGAG TTTTCCGTTTGGCTGGCTTTTCCTACCTGTAGACCTCATTGGCCGCCCATTTTCACAAAAGACGAGAGATCACTTCCTACCCCTCCTCACTTCGACGGCTTGGTGGGCTCAAACTCAAATAGCGCTCAAGAGGGTCTTCCAAGTTGATGAAGACTTCCAGGAACGCATGTTTGCCAAGCAAATTGCTGTGATGAAGGGCCAGGCTTGGAACGTCGTCGAGGCTCTGAAAACCTCAGATCATGGTCCTTTAGAGCTCACTCGTCGCACCAAGGTGTGCGTTTGGGACGATTTGGTCGACGTCCCAGTTGCAGTACCCATGCGTGTGACCTCTTCTGAGCTGCGGCGCAACTCGAACGTCCGGCAATCTATGGATGAGGCCGACATTGCGAGCTCTGTGCCTGTTAGCCAGGGTCCGTCGGCCGACCTACTTGGATTGCAGACAGCCCCTGTGGAGATGCCGCGATCTGGCCGATTTGACGAGATTTCTAGTCCCAACGATGATGGTGCCCGGTCACCTGACGAGAGACGGTCTCTGAACGGCCCTGACAGAAATCCATTCAGCAACCCGGTAGGATCTCGCTCACTCAATGTCTACGAGCCGACCCGTCATGGCCCCTACCAGCAGCGCAGATACTCATTTGCTACGCCTGCCGCTGCAAGacgcaacagcaacagcataGCCCAACAATTGTATGGAGATTCACATGATTCGTACGACGATGACCTCGACGGAGACTTAGGTTATGCCGCAGCGGAAGGTCAGATGGGCAATCAGCGAAAGGTCATAGTCGAGCGGCTCGAGGCAGTCAAGAGCAGAAACCCCGTGTTTACTTGGTGCTGA